DNA sequence from the Terriglobia bacterium genome:
GTGGTGAGCAAGGCAAGCTCGGCACTCCGGAGGAAGCGGCCGAGATCGACATCAGCGCGCAGGAGGCCGAGAAGGAAAAGGCCGAGCGCGAGCGCAAGGAACTCTTCGACCAAATACGCGCTGCCCTGGTTGCAGCGAAAACGATCGCACAACTTCAGACTGGCTGGAGCCTCACGGGTGGCAAAAAGACTCGGCTCGGGGATGAACTATTCACGCAGCTGCAGGCAATCAAGGACAGCCGCAAGGCTGAGCTACTGGAGGTCGCATGAGTATCAAGGCCGAAACCAAATACAACGGAGTCGTGGCACCCGGATCCCAGCTCTACGAAACGCAGACCGGTACTCTCGGTTACCAGGTCATGCTCGAATGTACCGATGGGCCGACGTCGTTCGTGATCTGGCGGACGCAGAAAAACCGCGACCGTGCCCGCAAGTACTTCGAGGTGCTCGGGGTGGATCCGGACCTTCTCAAGGATTCGGGCTACATCGAGTACCAGCTCGGACTCGACATCGAAGGCCGCGAGGTCTCCTTCGGCACCAAGGACGAGGAGTACAACGGCAAGCACAGCGTGAAGGTGGTCTGGATCGGAAAGCGGTCGGACCCAAACTTATCGCGCAGTGCCGCCCGTTTTTTCGGCGGTACCACTGGCGATGGCGAAATAGCTGGTGAAGAACTTGCCTTCTGACCCCTATAGAGCGATGTATGAGCGATCTTGAGGAACTGCTCGGGCAGCACTTCAAGCTTTCCGGGCTGCCGGCGCCGGCGAGGGAATTCCGGTTCCATCCGCGGCGCCGGTGGAGGTTCGACTTCGCCTGGCCGCGCCACAAGGTCGCCGTAGAAATCGATGGCGGCATCTACAACCGCGGC
Encoded proteins:
- a CDS encoding endonuclease domain-containing protein, whose product is MSDLEELLGQHFKLSGLPAPAREFRFHPRRRWRFDFAWPRHKVAVEIDGGIYNRGRHVRGSGFERDAEKRNAAVMAGWRVLHFTPRHVKSGLAVQAIECLMRKIG